Proteins encoded by one window of Blautia argi:
- a CDS encoding DUF308 domain-containing protein, producing MNVQVSQVLELIKGYWDTIPQQYKLVIYLAGAVFALLNCFMGYRLRKVWGCILGVLAGAGGGGAAGYYFLQDKVMALVCAAGGALILGLLAWLLYKFGVFFMCTGLVYCMILGFFQDASMTQHILALVAGVFAGTLALGYEKQMVIGVTAICGGIGGIHLIFSMMNKGTAGELVLGIILAIIGVFIQAAPLMREDGRETPLFGRFSDRKGMGLPTRRKKKVVKKTKVVQKKAAKEKAARDKALEKRRKIFTDDDYDDGDYDSDYQPPEEEPEFEAPMDREELDKTQEHHVGQKQYEPPKQQMPYMGSGIGIDLDDLNRELSQEIKKIYKDDNQ from the coding sequence ATGAATGTACAGGTATCACAGGTACTGGAACTTATAAAAGGATATTGGGACACAATTCCGCAGCAGTATAAGCTGGTTATTTATCTGGCAGGAGCTGTCTTTGCGCTTCTGAACTGCTTTATGGGATATCGTCTTCGCAAAGTCTGGGGCTGTATTCTGGGAGTGCTGGCAGGCGCCGGAGGAGGTGGGGCTGCCGGGTACTATTTTCTTCAGGATAAGGTTATGGCTCTGGTGTGCGCTGCCGGAGGAGCTTTGATTCTTGGGCTTCTGGCCTGGCTTTTATATAAGTTTGGAGTCTTTTTCATGTGTACCGGGCTGGTATACTGCATGATTTTGGGATTTTTCCAGGATGCGTCCATGACCCAGCATATCCTTGCATTGGTAGCAGGTGTGTTTGCAGGAACGCTGGCACTGGGATATGAGAAGCAGATGGTTATTGGGGTTACCGCGATCTGCGGAGGAATCGGAGGTATCCATCTGATTTTTTCCATGATGAACAAAGGGACAGCCGGAGAACTGGTGCTGGGTATCATTCTGGCAATTATCGGTGTTTTCATACAGGCTGCACCCCTTATGCGGGAGGATGGAAGAGAAACTCCTCTTTTTGGCAGATTCTCAGACAGAAAAGGTATGGGACTTCCCACAAGACGAAAGAAAAAAGTAGTGAAAAAGACAAAGGTGGTACAGAAGAAAGCAGCAAAAGAGAAGGCTGCAAGGGATAAGGCGCTGGAAAAGAGAAGAAAAATTTTTACAGACGATGATTATGATGATGGGGACTATGACAGCGATTATCAGCCGCCCGAGGAAGAGCCAGAGTTTGAGGCGCCTATGGACAGGGAGGAGCTTGACAAAACGCAGGAGCATCATGTGGGACAGAAGCAGTACGAGCCCCCAAAGCAGCAGATGCCATATATGGGAAGCGGAATAGGAATTGACTTGGATGATTTAAACCGGGAATTGTCACAGGAAATTAAGAAGATTTATAAGGACGACAACCAGTAG
- a CDS encoding beta-ketoacyl-ACP synthase III, with amino-acid sequence MTGRITGTGSFVPEINVSNEELSEIVDTSDAWIYSRTGIRSRRIAGKETVAEMGAEAARRAMEKAGALAEEIELLIVATCSGEFLFPSTACQIQKEIGARQAVVFDISAACSGFLFGLNTAWAYLQSGIYKKALIIGTEKLSRLLNWEDRSTCVLFGDGAGAVVLEAKETGIEGMVQHANGEKGEVLTCREGHVGIKGINPFDKEPEAEQKTCGLEMEGQEVFKFAVKKVPECIEELLAQTRTTKEEIKYYLLHQANSRIISSAAKRLKEPEEKFPINMEHYGNTSAASIPILLDELNRQGKLQRGDKLILSGFGAGLTWGAVQIEW; translated from the coding sequence ATGACAGGAAGAATTACAGGGACGGGAAGTTTTGTACCAGAAATCAATGTCAGCAATGAGGAGCTTTCCGAAATCGTGGATACCAGCGACGCATGGATTTACAGCCGTACGGGAATCCGCAGCCGGAGAATTGCCGGAAAGGAAACGGTTGCAGAAATGGGAGCAGAGGCAGCCAGAAGAGCTATGGAGAAAGCAGGGGCTCTGGCAGAGGAGATAGAGCTTTTAATTGTGGCAACCTGCTCAGGAGAGTTTCTTTTTCCAAGCACTGCTTGCCAGATACAAAAGGAGATAGGCGCCAGGCAGGCAGTTGTCTTTGATATAAGCGCTGCCTGTTCAGGCTTTCTTTTTGGGCTTAACACAGCCTGGGCTTATCTGCAGAGCGGAATTTATAAAAAAGCCCTTATTATTGGAACTGAAAAATTGTCCAGACTGCTGAACTGGGAGGACCGAAGTACCTGTGTCCTGTTTGGAGATGGGGCAGGGGCTGTGGTACTGGAGGCAAAAGAAACAGGGATTGAGGGTATGGTGCAGCATGCAAATGGAGAAAAGGGAGAGGTTCTTACCTGCAGGGAAGGACATGTGGGAATAAAAGGAATTAATCCTTTTGACAAAGAGCCGGAAGCAGAGCAGAAGACCTGTGGACTGGAAATGGAGGGACAGGAGGTCTTTAAATTTGCAGTAAAGAAGGTTCCGGAGTGTATTGAAGAATTGCTGGCACAGACCAGGACGACAAAGGAGGAAATTAAATATTACCTTCTGCATCAGGCAAACAGCCGCATTATTTCCAGCGCAGCCAAAAGGCTGAAAGAGCCGGAGGAGAAGTTTCCCATTAATATGGAGCATTACGGAAATACCTCTGCTGCAAGCATTCCCATTCTTCTGGACGAATTAAACCGTCAGGGAAAGCTGCAGAGAGGAGATAAGCTGATTCTTTCCGGGTTTGGCGCAGGACTTACCTGGGGAGCTGTACAGATAGAATGGTAG
- a CDS encoding tagaturonate reductase has translation MKKLSYQTLEEQGYNGYLLKDAPERVLQFGEGNFLRAFVDYFIDMMNEKAGFNSKVVLVQPIANHGGFNLADVINEQDGLYTLYLRGFENGQKVNDKRIISCVSRCLNVHSDYEAVMACAENPDLRYITCNTTEAGIAYDPSCQFTETPPSSYPAKLTQFLYRRFQTFGKEAGKGFVILACELIDNNGKELEKCVLNYAKQWELGDEFINWIQQENIFCSTLVDRIVTGFPRNEAAAINEENGYEDNIIDTGEVFGFWVIEGPESLKKELPFAEAGLPVLITDDHKPYKQRKVRILNGAHTSMVLGAYLAGQNIVRDCMHDDTILNFMNKTIYEEIIPTLSLSEEDCKDFAAAVTERFKNPFIDHALMSISLNSTSKWKARVMPSLEGYVAKFNKLPKCITASFAFYISFYRGTELTDAGLVAKRPNGDTYTISDDRAVLEFYYAHRTDSAKELVHAVCTNTDFWGKDLTEIPGFEEEVATIVKNIEAHGTYEEMKNCL, from the coding sequence ATGAAAAAATTAAGCTATCAGACACTGGAAGAACAGGGCTACAACGGCTATCTGTTAAAAGACGCACCGGAACGTGTGCTGCAGTTCGGAGAGGGAAATTTTCTCCGTGCCTTTGTAGATTATTTCATTGATATGATGAATGAAAAAGCAGGATTTAACAGCAAAGTTGTGCTGGTACAGCCCATTGCCAACCACGGCGGTTTTAATCTGGCAGATGTGATTAACGAACAGGATGGTCTGTATACCTTATATTTAAGAGGTTTTGAAAACGGACAGAAGGTCAACGACAAGCGCATCATTTCCTGCGTCAGCCGTTGCTTGAATGTACACAGCGACTACGAAGCAGTCATGGCATGTGCAGAAAATCCGGATCTCCGCTACATTACCTGCAATACCACAGAAGCAGGAATTGCCTATGACCCTTCCTGCCAGTTTACAGAAACACCACCTTCCAGCTATCCTGCAAAACTGACTCAGTTTTTATACCGCAGATTTCAGACATTTGGAAAAGAAGCTGGAAAAGGCTTTGTCATTCTTGCCTGCGAACTCATTGACAACAACGGAAAAGAGCTGGAAAAATGCGTGTTAAACTACGCAAAACAGTGGGAACTGGGTGACGAATTTATCAACTGGATCCAGCAGGAAAATATTTTCTGCTCTACTTTGGTAGACCGTATTGTAACCGGTTTCCCGAGAAATGAGGCTGCCGCTATTAATGAAGAAAATGGTTACGAAGATAATATCATTGACACTGGTGAAGTTTTTGGCTTCTGGGTTATTGAAGGACCGGAATCCCTGAAAAAAGAGCTTCCCTTTGCCGAAGCAGGACTTCCTGTGCTGATTACAGACGACCACAAACCATACAAACAGAGAAAGGTGCGTATTTTAAACGGCGCGCATACTTCCATGGTTTTAGGCGCTTATCTGGCTGGTCAGAACATTGTCAGAGATTGTATGCATGACGACACAATCCTGAATTTTATGAACAAAACTATTTATGAGGAAATCATTCCAACCCTCTCCCTTTCTGAAGAGGACTGCAAAGACTTTGCGGCTGCGGTAACCGAGCGTTTCAAAAATCCGTTTATCGACCATGCCCTTATGTCCATTTCCTTAAACTCCACTTCCAAGTGGAAAGCCCGGGTAATGCCATCCCTGGAAGGCTATGTAGCGAAATTTAACAAACTGCCGAAATGTATTACCGCTTCTTTTGCCTTCTACATTTCTTTCTACCGTGGCACAGAACTGACTGACGCAGGTCTGGTGGCAAAACGTCCAAACGGGGATACCTACACCATTTCTGATGACCGCGCAGTTCTGGAATTCTACTATGCACATAGAACGGACAGTGCAAAAGAACTGGTACACGCTGTCTGCACAAATACAGATTTCTGGGGCAAGGATTTAACCGAAATCCCGGGATTTGAAGAAGAAGTGGCTACCATTGTGAAAAACATCGAGGCACACGGAACTTATGAGGAGATGAAAAACTGCCTGTAA
- a CDS encoding LacI family DNA-binding transcriptional regulator, with product MNIYDIARLAGVSIATVSRVVNDSPKVSEKTKQKVRAVMEEQNYTPNVFARGLGLNSMRTVGIVCPDVSDAYMAESVAYLEKRFRGYGYDCILYCSGYKQESKVNAVQMVLKKKIDALVLVGSHYVGDGSEEEIGYLREAAREVPVFLINGYVRCPGVYCMLSENYQIMYDTVCALTEAGRKRILFLYDSHSYSATQKLLGYEDALRDNGLPMVEELKIFTENKISTVRENLLQRGELNFDAVVATDDGLAVGALKYAMKKQMRIPEDVNIIGFNDSELAVCCEPELTSIDSRRDALCKTAVDSLMLLLEGKSVRHKRSVRCHLIKRGTTNF from the coding sequence ATGAACATCTATGATATTGCCAGACTGGCAGGCGTTTCCATTGCAACGGTATCAAGAGTTGTAAATGACAGCCCCAAGGTCAGCGAGAAAACCAAGCAGAAGGTACGGGCTGTCATGGAGGAACAAAATTACACGCCGAATGTATTTGCACGGGGACTGGGATTAAATTCCATGAGAACTGTGGGGATTGTCTGTCCAGATGTGTCGGACGCTTATATGGCAGAATCGGTTGCCTATTTGGAGAAGCGTTTCCGGGGTTATGGGTATGACTGCATTCTTTACTGCAGCGGTTATAAGCAGGAAAGCAAGGTAAATGCTGTACAAATGGTTTTGAAAAAAAAGATTGATGCCCTGGTGCTGGTGGGTTCTCATTATGTGGGAGACGGCAGCGAGGAGGAAATCGGCTATTTAAGAGAAGCAGCTAGGGAGGTACCGGTCTTTTTGATTAACGGCTATGTCCGCTGTCCGGGTGTGTATTGTATGCTGTCTGAAAATTATCAGATTATGTATGATACCGTATGCGCTCTGACAGAGGCAGGCAGAAAGCGGATTTTGTTTCTCTATGATTCTCATTCCTACAGTGCAACGCAAAAACTTTTAGGATATGAGGATGCACTGAGGGATAATGGTCTTCCGATGGTGGAGGAACTGAAAATTTTTACGGAAAACAAAATATCCACAGTCAGGGAAAACTTATTGCAAAGAGGGGAACTGAATTTTGATGCAGTGGTTGCCACAGATGATGGGCTTGCCGTGGGTGCGTTAAAATATGCCATGAAAAAGCAGATGCGTATACCGGAGGACGTCAATATCATTGGTTTTAATGATTCCGAGCTTGCCGTGTGCTGCGAGCCGGAGCTGACTTCTATTGACAGCAGAAGAGATGCTCTTTGCAAAACAGCCGTGGATTCTCTCATGCTTTTGCTGGAGGGAAAATCCGTGCGGCATAAGCGTTCTGTCAGATGTCATCTGATAAAACGGGGAACAACTAATTTTTAG
- a CDS encoding TRAP transporter substrate-binding protein, with translation MKGLKRILAAALCVAVVAGMSGCTSSVTGGKRIIRISHAQSETHPEHLGLLRFKEYVEENLGDKYEVQIFPNELLGSAQKAIELTQTGAIDFVVAGTANLETFADVYEVFSMPYLFTSEEAYHEVMNDTDYMNQVYASTDEAGFRVLTWYNAGTRNFYATKPIHTPDDLKGLKIRVQQSPASVNMAKAFGAAASPMSFGEVYTAIQQGVIDGAENNELALTNNKHGEVAKYFSYNKHQMVPDMLIGNLKFLNSLSDEEREVFEEAARLSTEVELEEWDVQVEEAKKIAKDDMGVEFIDVDIQQFKDKVAGVQDEMLKENPDIQDLYDHIQEINAKYVDKEAE, from the coding sequence ATGAAAGGTTTAAAAAGAATTTTAGCAGCAGCTCTTTGTGTTGCCGTTGTTGCGGGAATGTCCGGCTGTACCTCTTCCGTTACAGGAGGAAAGAGAATTATCCGTATTTCTCATGCACAGTCTGAAACCCACCCGGAACATCTGGGTCTTTTGAGGTTTAAGGAGTATGTAGAAGAAAATCTGGGTGATAAGTATGAAGTACAGATTTTTCCAAATGAGCTTCTGGGTTCTGCACAGAAGGCCATTGAGCTGACACAGACAGGCGCCATTGACTTCGTAGTGGCAGGTACCGCAAACCTGGAAACCTTTGCAGATGTATATGAGGTCTTCAGTATGCCATATCTGTTTACTTCAGAGGAGGCCTATCATGAAGTTATGAATGATACAGATTATATGAATCAGGTGTATGCTTCTACAGACGAAGCCGGTTTTCGCGTACTGACCTGGTACAATGCAGGAACCCGTAACTTCTATGCAACAAAGCCAATCCATACACCGGATGACCTGAAAGGTCTGAAAATCCGTGTACAGCAGTCACCAGCCAGTGTAAATATGGCGAAAGCCTTTGGTGCTGCCGCTTCTCCAATGAGTTTTGGTGAAGTTTATACAGCCATTCAGCAGGGGGTTATCGACGGCGCGGAGAACAACGAGCTGGCTCTGACGAACAACAAACACGGAGAAGTTGCCAAATACTTCTCTTATAATAAGCATCAGATGGTGCCGGATATGTTAATCGGAAACCTGAAATTTTTAAACAGCTTAAGCGACGAAGAAAGAGAAGTTTTTGAGGAAGCTGCCAGACTGTCTACAGAAGTAGAACTGGAGGAATGGGATGTACAGGTAGAAGAGGCAAAGAAAATTGCCAAGGACGACATGGGCGTGGAATTTATTGATGTGGACATTCAGCAGTTTAAAGACAAAGTAGCCGGTGTTCAGGACGAGATGCTCAAAGAAAATCCGGACATTCAGGATTTGTATGACCACATTCAGGAAATCAACGCAAAATATGTAGATAAGGAGGCAGAGTAA
- a CDS encoding TRAP transporter small permease, translating to MNVLHKIREGIDLVLSWACAALFALMVIVGTYQIVVRYFFNSPSTVSEELLTYSFTWMALLASAYVFGKRDHMRMGFIADKLTGTPRKVLEIIIEILIMFLAGSVMVYGGWNIMGLTMTQVTASLGVPMGVIYTVVPLSGILIVIYSILNIVDLVAGYEREQREVKE from the coding sequence ATGAACGTATTGCATAAAATCCGTGAAGGAATTGACCTGGTATTGAGCTGGGCCTGTGCGGCTCTGTTTGCACTGATGGTAATTGTGGGAACTTATCAGATTGTAGTTCGTTATTTTTTCAATAGCCCAAGTACTGTATCAGAGGAACTTCTGACTTACAGCTTTACCTGGATGGCGCTTCTGGCTTCCGCTTACGTATTCGGAAAAAGAGACCATATGCGTATGGGCTTTATTGCAGACAAATTAACAGGAACACCGAGAAAAGTGCTGGAAATCATTATTGAGATTCTGATTATGTTTTTGGCAGGCAGTGTTATGGTATACGGCGGCTGGAATATTATGGGGCTGACCATGACACAGGTGACTGCTTCTTTAGGGGTTCCTATGGGTGTTATCTATACGGTCGTTCCTCTTTCCGGTATTCTGATTGTCATCTACTCTATACTGAATATTGTAGATTTGGTTGCAGGATATGAAAGAGAACAGAGAGAAGTAAAGGAATAA
- a CDS encoding TRAP transporter large permease, protein MNTAIISGLIILVLLVIMLVAGVPIAVALGISSVCAILPVMDTSVAVLTGAQRIFSGISVFSLLAIPFFILAGNIMNKGGIAVRLINLAKLVTGRTPGALAQTNVLANMLFGAISGSGTAAASAMGSIIGPIEKDEGYDPNFSAAANIATAPTGLLIPPSNVMITFSLVSGGTSVAALFMAGYIPGILWGLACMLVIYFIAKKNNYRSKQKFTFKEAMNIILQALPCLLLIIIVIGGIIAGIFTATEGSVVAVVYSLLLSLFGYKSIKFKDIPKLLKDSAEMTGIIIFLIGVSSIMSWVMAFTNIPTLVSNGLLAISDSKIVILLMINIILLIVGTFMDMTPACLIFTPIFLPVCTALGMNTIHFGIMMIFNLCIGTITPPVGTTLFVGVKVGNVKIETVFKQLLIYFAAIFVVLMLVTYIPQLSLWLPSLMGYV, encoded by the coding sequence ATGAATACAGCAATTATTTCAGGTCTGATTATTTTGGTCTTGCTGGTTATCATGCTGGTTGCCGGTGTGCCCATCGCCGTTGCGTTGGGAATTTCTTCCGTGTGTGCAATTCTTCCGGTTATGGATACCAGTGTTGCAGTTTTAACAGGAGCTCAGAGAATTTTTTCCGGTATCTCCGTATTCAGTTTGCTGGCCATTCCGTTTTTTATTCTGGCCGGAAACATTATGAACAAGGGTGGTATTGCAGTCCGTTTGATTAATCTTGCAAAACTGGTGACAGGACGTACACCGGGTGCCCTGGCACAGACAAACGTTCTGGCTAACATGTTGTTCGGCGCGATTTCCGGTTCCGGTACAGCGGCTGCTTCTGCTATGGGTTCTATTATCGGACCGATTGAAAAAGATGAGGGGTATGACCCGAACTTTTCCGCAGCAGCCAACATTGCAACAGCGCCTACAGGACTTCTGATTCCTCCAAGTAACGTTATGATTACCTTTTCTTTGGTAAGCGGCGGTACTTCTGTGGCAGCACTTTTCATGGCAGGCTACATTCCGGGAATTCTCTGGGGTCTGGCTTGTATGTTGGTCATTTACTTTATTGCAAAGAAGAACAATTACAGAAGCAAACAGAAATTTACATTTAAAGAAGCCATGAACATTATTCTTCAGGCGCTTCCATGTCTGCTTTTGATTATCATTGTAATCGGCGGTATTATCGCAGGTATTTTCACTGCAACCGAAGGTTCTGTAGTTGCAGTAGTATACAGCTTGTTACTGTCTCTGTTTGGATATAAATCCATTAAATTTAAGGATATTCCAAAATTGTTAAAGGACAGTGCGGAAATGACAGGTATTATTATTTTCCTTATTGGTGTATCCAGTATTATGTCCTGGGTTATGGCATTTACCAATATCCCGACTCTGGTTTCCAACGGACTTTTAGCTATCAGTGACAGCAAGATTGTTATTCTTCTGATGATTAATATTATCCTGCTGATTGTAGGTACTTTTATGGATATGACACCGGCATGTCTGATTTTTACACCGATTTTCCTTCCGGTGTGTACCGCACTTGGCATGAATACTATTCATTTTGGTATTATGATGATTTTCAATCTGTGTATCGGAACGATTACACCGCCGGTCGGAACCACGCTGTTTGTTGGTGTTAAGGTTGGAAATGTTAAGATTGAAACCGTGTTTAAACAGCTGTTGATTTACTTTGCCGCAATTTTTGTGGTACTGATGCTGGTAACTTATATCCCGCAGCTCAGTCTGTGGCTGCCAAGCCTTATGGGATATGTATAA
- the uraA gene encoding uracil permease produces MENRKIIQVEEKVPPKLLVPLSIQHMFAMFGASVLVPFVFGINPAIVLFMNGVGTLLFILITKGKAPAYLGSSFAFIAPAGIVISKFGYDYALGGFVVVGFCGCILALIIYKFGSDWIDVVLPPAAMGPVVALIGLELSSTAASNAGMLDEKLKSGNVIVFLVTLGVAVFGSVVFRKFLSVIPILIAIIAGYIAAIACRIVDFQAVAEAPLFALPNFGTPKFNAEAIMIILPVILVITSEHIGHQIVTGKVVGRNLIKDPGLHRSLFADNFSTMISGFIGSVPTTTYGENIGVMAMTRVYSVYVIGGAAVLSIICSFIGKLTALINTIPGPVIGGISFLLYGMIGTSGIRILVDGKVDYSRSRNLALTSVIFVTGLSGITLRIGEIELRGMVLACIVGMLLSLVFYVLDKLKLTNDREEA; encoded by the coding sequence GTGGAAAATCGTAAAATTATCCAGGTAGAAGAAAAAGTACCGCCAAAGCTTTTGGTTCCGCTGAGTATCCAGCATATGTTTGCCATGTTTGGCGCCTCTGTGCTGGTTCCGTTTGTCTTTGGTATTAATCCGGCAATCGTATTGTTTATGAATGGTGTGGGAACTCTGCTGTTCATTCTCATTACAAAGGGAAAAGCGCCTGCTTATCTGGGTTCCAGCTTTGCCTTTATTGCCCCGGCGGGGATTGTTATCAGTAAATTCGGTTATGATTACGCTCTTGGAGGATTTGTGGTTGTAGGCTTCTGCGGCTGTATTCTGGCACTGATTATTTACAAATTCGGGTCAGACTGGATTGATGTGGTACTGCCTCCGGCAGCCATGGGACCAGTGGTTGCCCTGATTGGTCTGGAACTGTCCTCTACGGCGGCGAGCAATGCCGGTATGCTGGACGAGAAGCTGAAAAGCGGTAATGTCATCGTTTTTCTGGTAACGTTAGGCGTGGCTGTGTTTGGATCTGTGGTATTTCGGAAATTCCTTTCCGTTATCCCGATTCTCATTGCCATTATTGCGGGTTATATTGCAGCCATTGCCTGCAGAATCGTAGATTTTCAGGCAGTTGCCGAGGCGCCGCTTTTTGCTCTGCCGAATTTCGGCACACCAAAGTTCAATGCTGAAGCCATTATGATTATTCTGCCGGTTATTCTGGTTATTACCTCTGAGCATATTGGACATCAGATTGTAACCGGAAAGGTGGTTGGCAGAAATCTGATTAAAGATCCGGGACTGCACCGTTCTCTGTTTGCAGATAATTTCTCTACCATGATTTCCGGCTTTATCGGTTCGGTACCGACTACAACCTATGGAGAAAATATCGGAGTTATGGCAATGACCCGTGTATACAGTGTGTATGTTATCGGCGGTGCAGCCGTACTGTCTATTATCTGTTCTTTTATCGGAAAGTTGACTGCATTAATCAACACCATTCCGGGACCGGTTATTGGTGGAATTTCCTTCCTGCTGTATGGTATGATTGGTACTTCTGGTATCCGTATTCTGGTAGATGGAAAGGTAGATTACAGCCGTTCCAGAAATCTGGCGCTGACTTCTGTGATTTTTGTCACAGGGCTTTCCGGAATCACCTTGCGTATTGGAGAAATTGAGTTAAGAGGTATGGTGCTTGCCTGCATCGTGGGTATGCTTCTGAGCCTGGTTTTCTATGTGTTGGACAAGCTTAAGCTGACTAATGACAGAGAAGAGGCGTAA
- a CDS encoding aldo/keto reductase — protein sequence MEYRAFEKLRVSPSLLGFGCMRFPQNPDGTIDEAEAAKLLDTAIKAGVNYIDTAYPYHNGESEPFLGRTLKKYPRNSFYLATKLPMWDIKTPEDVKKIFDSQLERLQTDYVDFYLIHCLDKEKWQQVLDLNVIPFLEEMKQQGKIRFLGFSFHDDFDTFKKILTYRTWDFCQIQYNYIDTEIQAGDRGYELTEELGIPLVIMEPVKGGSLASLPEEIAARFTDFDPLHSLASWALRWVASKPNVKVVLSGMSTMEQVQDNLETFTHFTPLSLKEKEVVANVAAAIRQRTKNGCTGCAYCMPCPFGVDIPGNFHIWNNWSMYGNDEKAKRAYFTEMKESARADQCKKCGKCETVCPQALSIRENLATAAKELGELA from the coding sequence ATGGAATATCGTGCATTTGAAAAACTGAGGGTTTCCCCTTCTCTTCTGGGCTTTGGCTGTATGCGTTTTCCCCAAAATCCCGACGGAACTATTGACGAAGCAGAGGCCGCAAAGCTTCTGGATACTGCTATCAAAGCCGGGGTTAATTACATAGACACTGCTTATCCCTACCACAACGGAGAAAGCGAACCCTTTCTTGGACGCACACTGAAAAAATATCCCCGGAATTCCTTTTATCTGGCTACTAAGCTTCCCATGTGGGATATCAAAACCCCGGAAGATGTAAAAAAAATCTTTGACAGCCAGTTAGAACGTTTGCAGACAGACTATGTAGATTTTTATCTGATTCATTGTCTGGACAAGGAAAAATGGCAACAGGTATTAGATTTGAACGTAATTCCGTTTCTGGAGGAAATGAAACAACAGGGAAAAATCCGTTTTCTGGGATTTTCCTTTCATGATGATTTTGACACCTTTAAGAAAATTCTCACCTACAGAACCTGGGATTTCTGCCAGATTCAGTATAACTACATTGACACAGAGATTCAGGCAGGGGATCGAGGCTATGAGCTGACCGAAGAACTTGGTATTCCTCTGGTTATTATGGAGCCTGTCAAAGGCGGCTCCCTGGCTTCTCTTCCCGAGGAAATTGCCGCTCGTTTTACAGACTTTGACCCTTTACACAGTCTTGCGTCCTGGGCGCTTCGCTGGGTTGCCAGCAAGCCTAATGTCAAAGTGGTATTAAGCGGCATGTCCACCATGGAACAGGTGCAGGACAATCTGGAAACCTTCACACATTTTACACCTCTCTCCTTAAAAGAAAAGGAAGTTGTGGCTAATGTAGCTGCCGCAATCCGCCAGAGAACCAAAAATGGCTGTACCGGCTGCGCCTACTGTATGCCCTGTCCCTTTGGCGTGGACATTCCGGGCAATTTTCACATCTGGAATAACTGGTCCATGTATGGAAATGATGAAAAGGCAAAACGCGCTTATTTTACCGAAATGAAAGAATCTGCACGGGCTGACCAGTGCAAAAAATGTGGCAAATGCGAAACCGTCTGTCCCCAAGCGCTTTCTATCCGTGAAAATCTGGCAACTGCTGCAAAAGAGCTGGGCGAACTGGCATAA
- a CDS encoding DUF134 domain-containing protein yields MPRPNKPKCVQKLPICQTYYPAGKENSCHEIVLSVEEYETLRLLDYQGMTQAQCARQMGIARATVQSLYTEARKKTARFLVEGAGLCIRGGNFCIEEPKEKNGSEKGVFKMKIAVTYENGEVFQHFGHTEQFKVYTAEDGKILSSEIVDTNGSGHGALAGFLKNLGVEVLICGGIGGGARNALAEAGIRLFPGACGNADAQAEAFLAGSLNYNPDTMCNHHHHEGEGCHGHGEEGHTCGGHCGK; encoded by the coding sequence ATGCCAAGACCAAACAAACCAAAATGTGTACAGAAACTGCCGATTTGTCAGACCTATTATCCGGCTGGAAAAGAAAACTCCTGTCATGAGATTGTCTTGTCAGTTGAGGAATACGAAACTCTACGGCTTTTGGATTATCAGGGAATGACTCAGGCACAATGTGCCAGACAAATGGGAATTGCAAGGGCAACGGTGCAGAGCCTTTATACAGAAGCAAGGAAGAAAACAGCCAGATTTCTTGTGGAGGGTGCAGGGCTTTGTATTCGGGGCGGAAATTTTTGTATTGAAGAGCCAAAAGAAAAGAACGGTAGTGAGAAAGGAGTTTTTAAAATGAAAATAGCAGTGACTTATGAAAATGGAGAAGTATTCCAGCATTTCGGACATACAGAACAGTTTAAGGTATATACAGCAGAGGACGGAAAAATTCTTTCTTCTGAAATTGTAGACACTAATGGCAGCGGACATGGCGCATTGGCAGGATTTTTAAAAAACCTGGGTGTTGAAGTTTTAATCTGCGGCGGAATCGGCGGCGGAGCTAGAAACGCACTGGCAGAGGCTGGAATCCGTCTTTTCCCGGGAGCATGTGGAAATGCAGATGCACAGGCAGAAGCCTTTCTGGCAGGAAGTCTGAATTATAATCCGGATACTATGTGTAATCATCACCACCATGAGGGAGAGGGTTGTCACGGACACGGTGAGGAAGGTCATACCTGTGGCGGACACTGCGGAAAATAA